Part of the Mytilus trossulus isolate FHL-02 chromosome 2, PNRI_Mtr1.1.1.hap1, whole genome shotgun sequence genome is shown below.
gaaaagcacaaaagaaaggttCCTGTAATGAAGGTAGCAAtacattaaaacacattttaattacCCTTcctaaaaataagcttattctAGTACTATATCCGCCATGTTGGATTTTACTGGAAGTAGGGTTTTTGAAGACATTTTATCTATATCATATATCCAAAAGTAGTATATAACAAAGGTCTGTACCCAATATTATGTTAttagcatgataataacacctgttcgatattgggctgatttaagtatgatgtccgccattttaccggaagtgagacatttttttcaattgccTCTCTATCtgaataaaagagtaatagttgaggaaggtctatggcAAATTTCATCCTTTTAGCAGGAAGTGCACAATTCTTttgaaatatgcttgtagccgccgGACAACTACTTCGGTTCTAACATGACTTAGTACAAACCGTTCTTTTAATGTCGAATTAtagaaattaagaaattgaCCTCATATGGATTTAGCTATgatttgtatgtctttttttttgtcatatagcttCACCTGTTTTGGTTCTTATACGCAAGTACATCATTGGTTTCATAAGGGAGTCCATTCCCCAGGTTGGGATACTGGCTTTGAAAGAAGTCAAAATGTGTTAATACTTTAGGAGACTCTAgtaatttttgtataaatacatatttatttgtagGTATACGTAGTTTGCCTTTTAATCTGATTTAATCTGATAGAACAGCGGTtttctactgttgcctttatttagtgtAATATTGTTGTTTGGGTATAGAGGTGGAAAATTCCTcgaataacaaaacaaaaaaactgaatccCTATTAAGCTtgtaattaggtctttccacttttaaTGGAAaaaccttttgtttttcttctgattattaggtctttccacttttcgtgaaaagaccttttgtttttcttctgattatttttttttctgccgaacacttattcttataggagttatctcctcGTGTCCCCTTAttcttgttatcgctatatctctaaaactgtaaaagatttttacaaactgttttcaCCAATTGTTCGTCTACTcttaagaatgatttgttttattttgactggAGTGATCAGAGGATATCTTATGGGAGTTGTTTCCCTTAGAAATTTAAGATAGACGATATGTTGGATAAATTCATACGGTTAAGTCATAGAGTCATACAGTCTTTTGAAATGAAGTCCTTGGCCCATTTgaaggaaattgaggtcaaggtcatgttaattttttttgaattttgcttgttttcgttattcaaaagaaactgttacagttaatgatatgatatgtttgccaaattactgtttacaataaggcgAAACTTCAACCTATtcagtcgaagtgttttggttaacccttataggagttttctccccttatgtatttgaaatcataatttcTCCACATCCATACAATTGATTGACCTCGGACCTTCCAATTTTAGCCATGActttgaaattgaggtcaaggtcatgttaatttttttttgaattttgcttgttatcgttattcaaaagaaactgttacagttaatgatatgatgtgtttgtcaaattactgtttacaataaggcgCTACTTCAACCTATTTCAGTCGAAGTTTTTTGGttaacccttataggagttttctcccattatgtatttgaaataattatttctcCACAActatacaagtgattgacctgggGCCTTTCGATTTGAGTtcactgacctatgaccttgaatTTGAGGTCAAGGttcaaggtcaaggtcatattctaaattttgtgaattttgcttgtaatctttattcaaaagaaactgtaacagttaatgatatgatgtgtttgccaaattactgtttacaataaggggcaacttcaacccatttaagtcgaagtgttttggtcaacccttttaggagttttctccccttttgtatttgaaatcggtatttctccacaaccatacaagtgattgacatggggtcttttgatttgagatcactgacctatgaccttgaaattgaggtcaaaggtcaacttgacgttctagattttgacctttgctttaaattcctTCTTGTTCATTATAAATCAATTAAGTCTTCTGCATATACCTattaatcttaattttttttatatcagtttgaGGTACCCAATTACATCAACAAGGAGTGAccttttctaacatttttaaatttcattcttattatcaaggtggaaagaccttcaattgttctctgaagaatGGTTTTTACTTATGTTTTAAAGTTTAGATAATCTCGAAGTATTATATTGTCTATCCTGACCAACTGACCCAGACGAGATTATACTTCTTGTATGATcttgtactacatgtatttaaaaataattaatcgGCTTTCTTTTACGTGACAAAAGGAacggaaaatatataaatatagtgatATACAGGGCCaatgaaaataattcaaactataAACAAAccatcatttattatttattccgAAGAAGAATCTAATTTATACATTGAAACTGATTCTCCGTCATTATTTGAAACATACAAACACATGTCATTTCGGTTGAAATGTACGCACAGCGGATTGTTTATCCCATGCTTTTTCGAGAGAATCACGTGTGATTTTGTTCCCTCGGAATTAATaacatgaattttgtttttaccaaaCTCACTTGTAAAAACTTGTCCTTGATGATCAACCGATATCCCTCTAATACATTTCATTGTCAGATTAGAAAAGGAATATACCTCGTCGCCATGTCTATTGAAGCACAAGACTTTATGCGACCAATATACAGCACAGTAAATATTACCATTGTCAGATGAACACAAATAAGCTTCGCCTGTAACATCAGAGATAGTATTTTGCACAGCACCGTCTAAACTGATAATTGTTAACCCTTTTTCTAGACAATTTAAAACGAGGTTGTCATCGGTATAAGTGATTCCATGGCAACTGTCTTCTACATTCAAATATCGGAACGTTTTTCTAGTCAGAATGTTTACTAGTGCCACAGATTTCTTTTCTTGTAGTGTTACAGCAATTTTGTCACTATTTATCACTGCTATTGCACAAGGTTTCCCACTTACATCAATGGCTTTATATATCTCTAAACTCTGATTATAAACATACAGCTTACAGTTG
Proteins encoded:
- the LOC134707297 gene encoding uncharacterized protein LOC134707297, with protein sequence MFSNVSLPAKENENTIEKTIKRNKTSSDNDYSLQCSPKKKHTETENKKTEKSEIEKTEKSENEKTEKSEIEKTEKSENEKTEKSEIEETENNGFERLKFDNHTTFDIKCSESKPWISSIDELPNGNVVLTDFCNCKLYVYNQSLEIYKAIDVSGKPCAIAVINSDKIAVTLQEKKSVALVNILTRKTFRYLNVEDSCHGITYTDDNLVLNCLEKGLTIISLDGAVQNTISDVTGEAYLCSSDNGNIYCAVYWSHKVLCFNRHGDEVYSFSNLTMKCIRGISVDHQGQVFTSEFGKNKIHVINSEGTKSHVILSKKHGINNPLCVHFNRNDMCLYVSNNDGESVSMYKLDSSSE